The DNA window ACCTGGGCGGCGGGCGGGCAGCCGTGGATGATCGTCACGGGTGACATGAACGGCGACGGCCACGTGGACGTCGTGGCGGCCAACCGCGAGGGCGACAACGTGGCGGTCCTGCTGGGTGACGGCACGGGCGACCTCGGGGAACCGGCTACGTATGCCGTGGGCGGAGCCCCGCTCGCCGTGGACGTCGGCGACCTGGACGGAGACGGCGATCTGGACGTGGTCTCCAGCGACTACGACGGCAACAGCTTCACGATCTACGAGAACGACGGCGCGGGCGTCCTGGTGAACCCCAGATCCCACGCCGCGAGCGGGGCCGGCTCGTGCGCTGTCATTCACGACCGAGATCTGGACGGGGATCTGGACATCACCGGTATCGACGAAAAGGACGACAAGGTGTTCCTGTTCGAGAATCCGGGGGCTTGAGCGAATCCCACGTGGCGGACGGCCCGGCGTTGCGCCGGGCCGTACCCGCCGACCTGCCCCACATCGTGCGCATGCTGGCCGATGATCCGCTCGGCGCCGAGCGCGAGCGCTTCGAAACCCCTCTCCCACCAGGCTACGCGATGGCCTTCGAAGCCATCGCGGCCGACCCCAACAACGAGCTCCTCGTGTGCGAGTTGGACGAAGCGGTCGTCGGCGTCCTCCAGATCACCTTCACTCCCTACGTCACGCATCAGGGCAGCTGGCGCGCGACGATAGAGGGCGTGCGGGTGGACCGCGGCGCGCGCGGCAGCGGCGTGGGCAAGGCCATGGTGGAGGAGGCCGTCCGGCGCGCCCGGGAGCGCGGCTGCGCGATCGTGCAACTCACCACCGACGCGACGCGCGCCGACGCGCGGACGTTTTACGAGCGCCTGGGTTTTCGTCCTACCCACGTAGGCATGAAGCTGCGGTTGGACTGACCCGGGCATCGGCCCGCGGGGCTCCACGAGGGCCCCCGGCTTGCCCCGGTGCGGGGCTTCGAGGAAGTTTCGGCCAATCCTGAAACGCGGATCCCGGGGCGGATCGCCCCGCCAGAACGGTGAACCGAATGTCAACGACCGATCAGATCGACAACGCACCCCGCGGGGTTCGGCCCGGGCACGTCCAGCGCCCGGCCCTGGGAGAGGACGCCTGGGCGAAGATTCAGGCCGAACAGGAGAGGACCAAGGACCGCGAGTGCGTGCGGTTCGCCTTCTATCGGGTCGATCCGGCGTGGCGGCGGCTGTCCCCCGAAGTCCGCGAGGAGCACAAGCGCGAGTTCGTGGAGCTCATAGGCCGGCACGGAGAGCAGTTCATGGTCTACTCCTATTCCATGGTCGGCACGCGCGGCGACTGCGATCTCATGCTGTGGCAGGCGTCGAAGGACATCGACCACATGGACGCCCTGGCCAGCGACATCAACGGGACCGGCCTGGGCGGCTACCTGAGCATGCCCTACTCGTATTTCGCGCTGACGCGGCGGTCGATCTACGTGAACCGATACGAGGAGGAGTACCTACAGAAGTACGCCGGCAAGATGAACCTCGATCTCGCTCGCATAGCGATCAATCCGCAGGGCTCGAAGTTCCTCTTCGTCTACCCGTTCGTGAAGACGCGGGCGTGGTACACGCTGCCGCAGGAGGACCGGCAGCGGATGATGGACGAGCATATCCGCGTCGGGCACGAGTGGCCGGACGTGAAGCTCAACACCACGTACAGCTACGGTCTGGACGACCAGGAATTCGTGGTGGCCTTCGAGAGCGACTTCATCGGCCGCTTCCTCGACCTGCTCATGGCGCTTCGGCTCACCGAAGCGAGCAAGTACACGCTGCGGGACACGCCGTCGCACACGTGCCTGGCCAAGGACATCCGCAGCTGTCTCGACGCCCTGGGGTGAGGTAGCGGCAGGTGTTCTCGGCGCGTACCAGGCTGCTACTCATCACGGGTGCGTCGCTGCTAGCGTTCGCCAATCTGGTGCAGCAA is part of the Gemmatimonadota bacterium genome and encodes:
- a CDS encoding FG-GAP-like repeat-containing protein produces the protein TWAAGGQPWMIVTGDMNGDGHVDVVAANREGDNVAVLLGDGTGDLGEPATYAVGGAPLAVDVGDLDGDGDLDVVSSDYDGNSFTIYENDGAGVLVNPRSHAASGAGSCAVIHDRDLDGDLDITGIDEKDDKVFLFENPGA
- a CDS encoding GNAT family N-acetyltransferase: MLADDPLGAERERFETPLPPGYAMAFEAIAADPNNELLVCELDEAVVGVLQITFTPYVTHQGSWRATIEGVRVDRGARGSGVGKAMVEEAVRRARERGCAIVQLTTDATRADARTFYERLGFRPTHVGMKLRLD
- a CDS encoding chlorite dismutase family protein, whose product is MSTTDQIDNAPRGVRPGHVQRPALGEDAWAKIQAEQERTKDRECVRFAFYRVDPAWRRLSPEVREEHKREFVELIGRHGEQFMVYSYSMVGTRGDCDLMLWQASKDIDHMDALASDINGTGLGGYLSMPYSYFALTRRSIYVNRYEEEYLQKYAGKMNLDLARIAINPQGSKFLFVYPFVKTRAWYTLPQEDRQRMMDEHIRVGHEWPDVKLNTTYSYGLDDQEFVVAFESDFIGRFLDLLMALRLTEASKYTLRDTPSHTCLAKDIRSCLDALG